The following proteins are co-located in the Candidatus Tiamatella incendiivivens genome:
- a CDS encoding bifunctional precorrin-2 dehydrogenase/sirohydrochlorin ferrochelatase, whose protein sequence is MYIPLYIDVEGMRIAVIGGGNVGTRRARYLSSKGANVVVYSKDFSPDLRDLDASGILKLKYIDDDTTPEDLARELHGKYSLIVIATDDLQFNSKLSDLLRKKGVLVNNATKASTGNVVFPFHSEVYDGGLELAITSLGRTGIASRIALEHCTSYLENNEYLRNLFNVMSLFKKILIECISDPKERVPLYFKVDSDGSFHELIKKGFLQEALARALEVSGLPAECLSNPPD, encoded by the coding sequence TTGTACATCCCACTTTACATTGATGTTGAGGGAATGAGAATTGCAGTGATAGGAGGCGGAAATGTAGGAACTAGGAGAGCGAGGTACTTATCCAGTAAGGGTGCTAATGTAGTAGTCTATTCAAAGGATTTTTCTCCAGATTTAAGGGATCTCGACGCTTCAGGAATTCTCAAACTTAAATACATCGATGACGATACGACACCTGAGGATCTCGCTAGAGAACTTCATGGAAAATATTCTCTAATAGTCATAGCGACTGATGACTTACAGTTCAATAGCAAATTATCGGATCTCTTACGTAAAAAAGGTGTTCTTGTAAACAATGCTACTAAGGCCTCCACGGGCAATGTTGTTTTCCCCTTCCATTCGGAGGTATATGATGGAGGGTTGGAGCTTGCTATAACTAGTTTGGGTAGAACTGGTATAGCTTCGAGAATAGCTTTAGAGCATTGTACAAGTTATTTGGAGAACAATGAGTATCTTAGGAATCTGTTTAATGTTATGTCTCTGTTTAAGAAAATTCTGATAGAATGTATTAGTGATCCAAAGGAAAGAGTCCCGCTGTACTTTAAGGTTGACTCTGATGGGAGTTTCCATGAGCTTATCAAAAAAGGGTTTCTACAAGAGGCTCTAGCTAGAGCTCTAGAAGTTTCAGGTTTACCTGCCGAGTGCTTGAGTAATCCACCAGACTAA
- a CDS encoding radical SAM protein has product MIPVTVMVTGKGTVSKRLKGEYNKEKPSRFTDIVKPVIFWNITYKCNLQCQHCYMRSGPWVNYPELNKDELLHIASQIVDQESPLIVFTGGEPLIKEEFWDIVKYLSYYRRPTLSLSSNGTLITRKIASNLAYLGFRYVGISIDSANPARHDSFRGVKGAYEKAIEGIRNVVDAGIPAGIRTTITANNYKETGEIVDLAYRLGVRRVSLYLLDTVGRGLKLGRELLTPGMVAEWADNLIELAEMYQDSLEILIVRGNFVGIYIAWKLASSKEEFMEYLSLIEAQGDCGRKTASIYPDGTVRPCQFIDHVVIGDLRKDQLRDILNASNPRLRPFLNISKHLRGPKCSMCPFKQVCGGGSRNRAYAINGDYWGDDPLCPLDIKLLGKFIDDTRS; this is encoded by the coding sequence GTGATACCTGTTACAGTTATGGTGACGGGAAAGGGGACTGTTTCAAAGAGATTAAAAGGTGAATACAACAAGGAGAAGCCTTCGAGATTTACTGATATCGTAAAGCCTGTTATATTCTGGAACATTACCTATAAGTGCAACCTACAGTGTCAGCATTGTTACATGAGGAGTGGTCCATGGGTAAATTATCCTGAACTTAATAAAGATGAATTATTGCATATAGCGTCACAAATTGTAGACCAGGAATCTCCGCTGATAGTGTTTACAGGCGGGGAACCACTCATTAAAGAAGAGTTCTGGGATATTGTAAAGTATTTATCATATTATCGTAGGCCTACATTGAGTCTTAGCAGTAATGGAACTCTGATTACAAGGAAGATAGCCAGTAATCTAGCTTATTTGGGTTTCAGGTATGTTGGAATAAGTATTGACAGTGCGAATCCTGCGAGGCATGACAGTTTTAGAGGGGTAAAAGGTGCTTATGAAAAGGCGATTGAAGGTATTAGAAATGTAGTTGATGCTGGAATACCTGCTGGAATAAGGACGACGATAACCGCTAATAACTACAAGGAAACAGGGGAAATCGTGGATTTAGCCTATAGGCTTGGAGTAAGAAGAGTAAGCCTTTACCTGCTTGATACTGTAGGAAGAGGATTGAAGTTGGGGAGGGAACTACTTACACCTGGAATGGTGGCTGAATGGGCTGATAATCTCATAGAGCTTGCAGAAATGTATCAGGATTCTTTGGAAATACTGATAGTCAGAGGAAACTTTGTCGGTATCTATATAGCTTGGAAGCTTGCTAGTAGTAAGGAGGAATTCATGGAATACTTATCGCTTATTGAAGCGCAAGGTGATTGTGGGAGGAAGACAGCTAGCATATATCCGGATGGAACTGTTAGACCCTGTCAGTTTATAGATCATGTGGTGATAGGAGATCTTAGGAAGGATCAGTTGAGGGATATATTAAATGCGAGTAACCCCAGGCTACGCCCCTTCCTGAATATTTCGAAACACTTGAGAGGGCCTAAATGTTCTATGTGTCCATTCAAACAAGTGTGTGGTGGAGGTAGTCGGAATAGGGCGTACGCTATTAATGGAGATTACTGGGGGGATGACCCGTTGTGTCCGTTGGATATTAAGTTACTAGGTAAATTCATTGATGACACCAGGAGTTGA
- the hemB gene encoding porphobilinogen synthase: MEYPVTRLRRLRSKKELRDMLAETHLSTDDLILPIFVNEAISEKKPAEGLEGHFYYPPESSDLADFILSNLELGIKGFLVFGITGKKDFHGSRAYSTEGPVYRAVRYVRNNIGSEPVIFTDLCICNYTTHGHCGLPVERNGVKIIDNDSTLEVYGKIAVSQAEAGADFVAPSGMMDGQVRSIRSALDSSGFSDVGIMAYSAKYASVLYGPFRSVMESAPKFGDRSSYQMDPRNSMEALKEIQLDIDEGADIVMVKPALFYLDIIRLVGETFPRIPLAAYNVSGEYMMIRAASGKGFLELDGAVLEAATAIKRAGADLIITYFAPLLAKLMRER, translated from the coding sequence TTGGAATACCCAGTCACACGGCTAAGAAGACTCCGTTCAAAAAAGGAGTTACGTGACATGCTCGCGGAAACCCATCTATCAACTGATGATTTAATCTTACCTATATTCGTAAACGAGGCAATAAGTGAAAAGAAGCCGGCTGAAGGTTTAGAGGGACATTTCTATTATCCTCCTGAATCAAGTGATTTAGCCGACTTTATTCTATCAAATCTAGAACTCGGTATTAAAGGATTCTTAGTTTTCGGGATAACCGGTAAGAAAGACTTCCATGGGTCCAGAGCTTACTCTACAGAAGGCCCCGTATATAGAGCGGTTAGATACGTCCGGAATAACATTGGAAGCGAACCAGTAATATTTACTGACCTGTGTATATGCAATTATACAACACATGGACACTGCGGATTACCAGTTGAGAGAAACGGGGTAAAAATAATAGATAATGACTCGACTCTTGAGGTTTACGGTAAAATAGCTGTATCCCAAGCAGAGGCTGGAGCTGATTTTGTTGCTCCTTCAGGTATGATGGACGGTCAAGTCAGGAGTATAAGAAGCGCTTTGGACTCGTCAGGATTCAGTGATGTAGGTATAATGGCTTACTCTGCAAAGTATGCGAGCGTGTTATATGGACCCTTCCGATCTGTAATGGAGTCTGCTCCTAAATTTGGAGATAGATCATCTTATCAGATGGATCCGAGGAACAGTATGGAAGCTCTAAAAGAGATTCAACTTGATATTGATGAGGGTGCTGACATAGTAATGGTGAAACCTGCTCTATTTTACCTGGATATAATAAGACTAGTAGGGGAAACGTTCCCTAGGATACCATTAGCGGCATATAACGTGAGCGGTGAATACATGATGATAAGAGCTGCATCTGGAAAGGGGTTCTTAGAGCTTGATGGAGCTGTATTAGAGGCTGCTACTGCGATAAAGAGGGCTGGAGCTGATTTGATCATAACATATTTCGCTCCGCTTCTCGCGAAACTCATGCGTGAAAGGTGA
- a CDS encoding AbrB/MazE/SpoVT family DNA-binding domain-containing protein encodes MIAHPRRVQKLGTSSLVLALPKEWVKKQGIDKGDVLYVVEEGESLRIIKPIEEKVSEPPALEAYKLKDSTLVSIAANCLYILGYNDYMIDLKNLPAEVQLLLKRHASRLIGIEFSYVDKDKIRVKNIMNMETINPYTSIKSMGISVSQIFEILSKATKGEWDILSLTDELREEIFRLQHLIVKYLSSRMLPGTDDSRTYSLLLGTSLLGIISEDSYNVTKVLMMRKETPGRDVLAIIDRLTAIMPQVSSNLTNPSISRSKELIKETSNIRQKLNKVVLETNTVIDAILAQFLLTVVSILWIVSTISVCNSLACEDIWRKKEG; translated from the coding sequence ATGATCGCTCATCCTAGGAGAGTGCAAAAGCTCGGGACGAGTAGCCTCGTATTAGCCTTGCCGAAAGAATGGGTTAAGAAGCAAGGAATAGACAAGGGGGACGTATTATATGTGGTTGAGGAAGGCGAGTCCCTTAGAATTATAAAGCCAATAGAAGAAAAGGTAAGTGAGCCACCAGCACTGGAAGCTTACAAACTTAAGGATTCCACACTAGTGTCAATAGCAGCCAACTGCCTCTACATCCTAGGCTATAATGATTACATGATAGACCTAAAGAATCTGCCGGCAGAAGTCCAATTACTGCTTAAGAGGCATGCTTCAAGGCTAATAGGAATAGAGTTCTCATACGTTGACAAGGATAAGATTAGGGTAAAGAATATTATGAATATGGAAACCATAAATCCATATACAAGTATAAAAAGCATGGGTATATCTGTTTCACAAATATTCGAAATCCTATCGAAGGCAACAAAAGGCGAATGGGATATTCTATCTTTAACAGATGAGCTCAGAGAGGAGATATTCAGGTTGCAACACCTAATAGTTAAATATCTCAGCTCAAGAATGTTGCCTGGAACAGATGATAGCAGAACGTATAGCTTACTTCTAGGAACGAGTCTTCTAGGGATAATTTCAGAAGACTCCTATAACGTGACGAAGGTGCTTATGATGAGAAAGGAAACTCCCGGTAGGGATGTTCTTGCGATAATTGATAGACTAACAGCAATTATGCCACAAGTATCTTCAAATTTAACAAACCCTAGTATATCTAGGTCTAAGGAGCTCATAAAAGAAACATCTAATATAAGGCAGAAGTTAAATAAGGTAGTTCTGGAAACGAATACAGTTATAGATGCTATTCTAGCACAATTTCTATTGACAGTTGTAAGCATACTATGGATAGTATCAACAATATCCGTATGCAATTCTTTGGCATGCGAAGATATCTGGAGAAAGAAGGAAGGGTGA
- a CDS encoding NAD-binding protein codes for MKNIAVVGLGNIGLRTLWRLNKLGYKAVGLDSSSLSVKKAMELGLKAILGDASNPSAISDAMGFNVDVVVTALPGSMAYEIVKGILNHGYNMVDVSFFPQDPLELREIVRGKNSTVVIDTGIAPGYSNFLIGRAIRVIKATKAHIYVGGLSGEPHPPLGIAATWSTYDLLEEYIRPARLIVDGKTVSINPLEAGISYLDFPGTGRLEAFPTDGLRTLLYSYPYMSELAEYTLRRPGHIDFIKSLAKLGFLEDSPLKLTGCTISPRECLARMIEKGVSNIADVVVMSVEAEGEDGLYRAFLKVKPENDWSAMARATAAFQVAVTRLLVEHGLPKGLLFPENLGENASLAGILETYLNEEELTPLEAWS; via the coding sequence TTGAAGAACATTGCCGTCGTTGGCCTCGGCAATATAGGCCTGCGCACTCTTTGGAGGCTTAATAAGCTAGGCTATAAGGCTGTTGGCCTCGACTCGTCTTCATTATCTGTTAAAAAAGCAATGGAGCTAGGATTGAAGGCAATTCTAGGGGACGCGTCTAATCCTTCTGCAATTAGTGACGCAATGGGATTTAACGTTGATGTTGTAGTTACAGCTCTACCAGGAAGCATGGCTTATGAAATAGTTAAAGGAATATTAAACCACGGATATAATATGGTAGATGTGTCCTTCTTCCCTCAAGACCCTTTGGAATTGCGTGAAATAGTAAGGGGAAAGAACTCGACTGTTGTAATTGACACAGGGATTGCACCCGGGTACTCTAACTTCCTCATAGGCAGAGCTATACGAGTGATTAAAGCAACTAAAGCTCACATATATGTAGGGGGATTATCAGGAGAACCCCATCCGCCTCTCGGAATAGCAGCAACATGGAGTACATATGACCTATTAGAGGAGTATATAAGACCTGCAAGGCTAATAGTAGATGGAAAAACTGTAAGCATTAACCCATTGGAAGCGGGAATATCGTACCTGGACTTCCCGGGGACAGGTAGGCTTGAAGCATTTCCTACTGATGGGCTTAGAACACTTCTATACAGCTACCCATATATGAGTGAATTAGCCGAGTATACCTTGAGGAGACCAGGGCATATAGATTTCATCAAGTCCTTAGCTAAACTGGGTTTCCTAGAAGATTCACCATTAAAGCTTACAGGATGCACTATATCCCCGAGGGAATGCCTAGCAAGAATGATCGAGAAGGGTGTCTCTAATATTGCGGATGTTGTAGTTATGAGCGTTGAGGCAGAAGGTGAAGATGGCCTCTATAGAGCATTCCTAAAAGTTAAACCTGAAAACGACTGGTCTGCGATGGCCAGAGCTACAGCAGCTTTCCAAGTAGCTGTCACCCGTTTATTAGTTGAACATGGTTTACCTAAAGGCCTATTGTTCCCTGAAAACCTGGGAGAAAATGCAAGCTTAGCGGGTATACTGGAAACATATTTAAATGAAGAGGAATTGACGCCGCTAGAGGCTTGGAGCTGA
- a CDS encoding Lrp/AsnC family transcriptional regulator: MPSLTLFDVRLLNELQYNFPFSKTPYQDISIRLSIQVDLLLDRLRKLKSLGIIKRIGFYLNYRAKNQQAALIALSTNGNYSEISSYLIRDTGTSHAYIRDHPSYDLWIVSKRRDRKELIDFARYLANKYHVKDWIVLFGTKTWKLSVKYDLINGISRSSQKYTDPPDSIPTLREHELVVAERLKSLPLEPQPYDAVSRSIGLSEKTVYNRMLSLVKKGVLGDPGAVLDGRKLGFIENGMLMMTLYNGYGDLCRCLARNEYTTHVVQREAYPPGSFETSCYAMIHAVNREKLEFLQDQVVSHCHPRKWLLIRSVGDLKPGTIR; this comes from the coding sequence ATGCCTAGTCTCACCTTGTTTGATGTAAGGTTGCTTAACGAACTTCAATATAATTTCCCGTTTTCTAAAACCCCCTACCAAGATATTTCTATTAGACTTAGTATTCAAGTTGATCTGTTGCTAGATAGACTGAGAAAGTTGAAGTCACTTGGTATAATTAAAAGAATAGGCTTTTATTTAAACTATAGAGCTAAGAACCAGCAAGCCGCTTTGATTGCCCTATCTACCAACGGTAACTATAGTGAGATATCCAGTTATTTAATACGAGATACAGGCACTTCCCACGCCTACATACGTGATCATCCATCGTATGACTTATGGATAGTTAGCAAGAGAAGAGATAGGAAGGAGCTTATCGATTTTGCTAGATATTTAGCTAATAAATATCATGTGAAGGATTGGATTGTACTGTTTGGAACAAAAACATGGAAGCTTAGCGTTAAATACGATCTCATCAATGGTATCTCAAGGTCATCCCAGAAATATACAGACCCCCCTGATAGCATTCCTACTTTGAGGGAACATGAACTCGTTGTAGCAGAGAGACTGAAAAGTCTTCCATTGGAACCTCAACCATATGATGCTGTTTCACGTTCGATTGGCCTAAGTGAAAAAACTGTTTACAATAGAATGTTGTCTTTGGTTAAAAAAGGAGTTCTCGGAGATCCCGGTGCTGTGTTAGACGGTAGAAAACTAGGGTTTATTGAAAACGGAATGTTAATGATGACTCTATATAACGGCTATGGCGATTTATGTAGATGCCTCGCTCGTAATGAATATACTACACATGTAGTTCAGAGGGAAGCTTATCCGCCCGGATCATTTGAAACGAGTTGTTACGCGATGATACATGCTGTAAATAGAGAGAAACTAGAATTTTTACAGGATCAAGTTGTATCCCATTGCCATCCTAGAAAATGGCTATTGATTAGAAGTGTAGGAGATTTGAAGCCGGGTACTATTAGGTGA
- a CDS encoding TIGR04053 family radical SAM/SPASM domain-containing protein: protein MSWPAQEKPLLVFWETTKACMLSCKHCRAEAIKNPLPGELDTDEAFKLIDMITEFSRPYPILVLTGGDPLMRKDIKEIIEYGVNKKVKTALSPAVTELLEQSINWIVKSGVNAVSISIDSASPHIHDEIRGVPGVWRKSIMVIRELLNKGVNVQINSVVMNSTKEGLADLFALVKKLGINVWEVFYLVPTGRASFEEMLSPRDWEDISHFLYEASKYSVIIRTTEGPMYRRVTWIRSKLEEYGYNPDELLGTGEVYTRLVRRLRSILGKPSSKPNIPRMFTRDGLGIVFVSYDGNVYPSGFLKLSAGNVRSRSLSDIYRNSRIFKLLREAMFKGRCGECEFRNICGGSRARAFSVYGDPFESDPACDYKPGEYSELVNKLGLNEALP, encoded by the coding sequence ATGAGTTGGCCAGCGCAGGAAAAGCCTCTTCTAGTATTCTGGGAAACAACTAAAGCCTGTATGCTATCATGCAAACATTGCCGGGCTGAAGCTATAAAAAATCCTTTACCCGGTGAACTCGATACTGATGAGGCGTTTAAGTTAATTGATATGATCACAGAATTCAGCCGACCCTATCCCATACTAGTATTAACAGGCGGAGATCCATTAATGAGGAAAGATATAAAGGAAATAATAGAATATGGTGTGAACAAAAAAGTAAAAACAGCTTTATCTCCTGCCGTCACCGAACTTTTAGAGCAGAGTATAAACTGGATTGTAAAGTCCGGGGTCAATGCTGTTTCAATCAGCATTGACTCAGCTTCGCCACACATTCATGATGAGATACGTGGTGTTCCGGGCGTATGGAGAAAGAGCATTATGGTTATAAGAGAATTGCTAAATAAAGGTGTAAACGTTCAAATTAACAGTGTTGTGATGAATTCTACGAAAGAAGGTCTGGCTGACCTTTTTGCACTTGTAAAGAAGTTAGGTATAAATGTTTGGGAAGTTTTTTACCTCGTACCTACTGGAAGAGCTAGCTTTGAGGAAATGCTTTCCCCCCGTGATTGGGAGGATATTTCACATTTTCTATATGAAGCTTCTAAGTATAGTGTAATTATTAGAACTACAGAAGGACCTATGTACAGGCGTGTTACATGGATTCGAAGTAAACTCGAGGAATATGGTTACAATCCTGATGAATTATTGGGTACAGGAGAAGTCTATACTCGCCTAGTTAGGAGGCTGAGGAGCATACTAGGTAAACCTTCATCGAAACCCAATATACCAAGGATGTTCACTAGGGATGGTCTTGGAATAGTTTTCGTATCATACGATGGTAACGTCTATCCAAGCGGATTCCTTAAACTTTCTGCCGGAAATGTCAGGTCTAGAAGTTTATCAGACATCTATAGGAATTCAAGGATATTCAAGTTGCTTAGAGAAGCAATGTTCAAGGGTAGATGCGGTGAATGTGAGTTCAGAAATATTTGCGGGGGGAGTAGGGCAAGGGCCTTCTCAGTATATGGAGATCCGTTCGAGTCTGATCCTGCATGCGACTACAAGCCCGGAGAGTATAGTGAACTAGTGAATAAACTAGGTTTAAATGAGGCGTTACCGTGA